The genomic region aaggaaaatgtcAATCCCTGAACTTGGACTGGTGGCTCATATATTTCAGAAGGTTACAGATGATCTGCTACATCAGCTCCCCAGAAAGGTAAATCTGTTCATTTCTTTGGAGGTTCTCAGTTCGGTTTCTAAACCTATGGGAAAGGCACACTTGATTTCATAACTTACACTGCTTGTGTTAAATTTACTGCATTGCATTTCAATGAATCATTGATGTCATTATTCACTGATGAGCATCAAGAGTATCATAAACTAGATGACAGCCATGTTTTActgaacaataaatattaaaatgatgCTCAGAcctcctcttcaggctccattaATGACTCATCTATGTATGCTTCACTTCCATCATCAAGCTTCAATGCTTACTGCCAGGTCACAATCTACAACCTGAAGCGTTAATGGTGTAACAGACTAATGGACTCATGTTTGGGAGATCCAGGCTTGAATTCCAACTCCACCATGCAAGTTCACTctgtcagcttaacctacctcacagggttgttgctatGAGAGGAGGGAAAATCAATGTAATGAGCTTTGGTTTCCCACTGGGGACAAAAATGGGGTACAAATGTCTAAATAAATTCATAGATTAAATAAAATTAGCATGGATCGAGCCACTGTCTACAGAGTTCACTTATGCAGTTAATTACAAGGTACACTCATTTTTAGGAACTGTTAATTTTACATATGAAAAATATGGATCCTTTCTACCAAATCAAGGGGggctagccagtcagtcagtggtTAGTGTTTTTAAGTCTCATTGATTTGAAGGGGGAACTCCCCCTGCTGAAATCAAGGGAGCTTTCAAATGCCAGTTGATTCTATTTACGATTTCTAAAATTTGAAATTTATTGTTAAtgtcatttctatttttaaaaagattattcaCAGTTTGCTTCCTAACTCTAAAGGATATATGAAAACAGGGGAAGGGGGTGAATTTGTCTTGGTGAACAAAAATACCATTCTAAAATCCCTTACGACATTCCATTTCTATAGTTTCACGTCATgtcactttctttctcttttttgctctttaatTATTTAGAAATTTATAGGTGGTCTTTCTTATACATTCTGAAATATCTTCTTCCAAGTGCATAAAGGCAGAAATGAGTGACAGTGATGAAGCAAAGAAATctaaaatatgataaataatgCCATTAGTTTTCAGTTGAAATAAAATATTGGCTCACACAATTCCATTCTATGGACATCTGAAAGGGTTTGTTTGTTCACATTCACATTTTGAGACTTAAAAATGCTTACCAGTGATCTTACAGGAATGCTTCACATGAAATCACAATTTAATTCCTGCTTGGATACTTCATTCCTGTGGGTTTGGAGTCCTTTTTGCCTTAACTGGTGTTGAGTGAGAAAATGATGACTTCCAGTGTGCAGAGAGGCGCTTCTTGCAACACATTAATAATGTAttcacaatacattaaaaaatcctAAGTTTCATCTTGAGAAACTCAGTCAAGTCCGAGAAAGAAGAGTATTCCCAATAACCAGAGCTAGTGGTTTAAAGACAGTTTATTGTCTTACAGTCACACACATGTATTGTCCTCCTATTTATCTACATGAATTGTAGACCAGAAGTGCTCTAGTCTACACTTTTATTAAATCGTCCTGAACCATAAAGCCTACTCTGTAAATATATAAATTTGTCTCCTGGAAATGTTAGCAGTAACTTCAGTTCGCATGACAAATTAGGAAGGCACTTCCACAAAATTTATCaagattctggtttttttttcaaaatagttCAACCTTGCACTTAAATGTTTCTCAAAGTTTGATGTAAATCTTGTATTTTAAAGCAAGTCAGTGTTGAATGTATGTAAGGGCACTGCTTTCTTTAAGTCTAACACTCAGTTACAACCAATTTCCTATTACTTGAAATGAAGTGCCTAAAACAACTCAAGGCCTTGTAAACACTTTAAAATTCCACTTACCAACCGTTATACGTATTACATAATTATTAGTTACAAAAACTTTAAATAGCTTTtgggaaacaaataaataatctcgTAATTCAGATTTCCCAAGAGCATTGAGGTTTAAACGGCTAGTGTGTACAGAAGGATTTGGGTTATTTTTAGTGCTAGTTATGTATGTGAGGTCAAAAACTTCCATTTATGTGGTTTTCAGGGCCTTTCTCAATAGATTATTTATCTCAGCATGCCTGTAGGCTTCATGACTTGGCTGCCTCCATCCCCTTTTCCCCTAGATTATTCCTAAACAACTACCCTTAACTTATGgaagagataaaaggtatacattCAGATTGTATTGTAATTAAATGAGGAAAATGTAACTTGACATAGCTACAATCCATTTAGTAGTTAAAGAATACCTAAAttttcagtttccattttaaaGAAGAGATATAGTATTGCATTTCTTTACACTGAGATACATTTGCTTCGAGCCAGAGTATTAATCaggaaggccccttccgtacacgcaaaataatgtgttttcaaaccactttcacaactgttggcaagtggattttgccatttcgcacagcttcaaagagcattgaaagcagtttgaaagtgcattattctgcatgtgcggaatgagcagaAGTTAATAATTCCAAATACTGGGAGTATCCCATTTTTCATAAAAATATTCATGTGAGGAAGGTAAAAAGGGAGAGATTAATTTGCAAGAGAACTTTGGATTTTGGCAAATCCACTTCTTTGTCTGCAGCCTTCCTGCTGTTGTGATAGTGCTATATTACCTGGCATTACAAATGTTCAGTATATTCTGTTCTTGTGAAGTGATGGTGGAATTACATTCAAACCATGTAATTTCTTGCTCACAGAAAGTAAGATTATCTTTTGAAATCATCTCCACTCATAGTCCTGGATCCCATGGAACATTTCTACTTGTGCAAGAGTCCTTATGCAATTAACATGCATCATTAACATGCTTCATGCAAAATCAACTTGACCATATCCAGTCTTGCATATATACACTTGCTCAAAGATGTAGAACAAGCTACAGAAGTAGAAAATCAGTGCTCAATCTTACAAGTCTTGCACAAATGGAACTGTACAACTTCTCTTCTGCTGTAGGATCCAATCCCAATTGCTTGCCAAAGCCTTTAGCATAGAATTAGCAATCCCACTGCATGAATGGAAAGTACTTCCAAAGGTACATCAGATCAATTCTATTCTCAATATGTACCTCTTTATAAACTTTACAAAGGATAAGGAGATCCTtcgccacaggttttttttttagaggaCCAATTTGCTGCAGTGGTAGGGAAGAACCAGCTCCACTGTGTAAAATGACTTCAAATTATAATTCAATACCATCAGGTCTATCAGAAGCTAACTGTTACTATAGCACATAGGTGttgaacttgcggccctccagatgttatgtactacagttcccatcagggaatgatgggaactgtagtccataacatctgaagggccacaaATTCCAACACCTATGCTATAGCAGATGCAATTATGAAGTCAACGTGGTGAAACGGCAGAAGTGTCAATCTAGGACCTGGgggtctgggttcaaatccctacactGCCACAGAAACCTCCtggggtgacattgggccagtcatacactcagcctaacctagctcATAGGgtgttgtaaagataaaagggaaaggggaacCATCTAAGTTGTTTTGGtcctcactggagagaaagggtggtATAAATGAAATCTCTATAAAACATTACTTTGGAAATAACCCAATATTCACAACTTGGAAAGAAGGCATAAACGTGTTTCAAATAAACTTTCTTAGGAGATCTTTTaccattctttttctttcattctcagATTATGTATTTTCATACAGGAAAAATTAATGATTAAATAGTTGGCATATGTGTAAGCTTCATGGACAACATGTTctaaaaatggagcctggttaCCTAATGGTCTTCAGTATAAAACAGACTCCGCCTTCGTACGCAAGCTGGCATTTTGGAGAGGCATTTTGGGTAGGGTTCATGAATCAGGCACAACCTAAGAGACCTGGGCTGAAATATGTACTCTGGGATGAACTGGAGCCTGTCACTTCTTCCTTAGCCTACACTACACCACacagttgtgagaataaaataatgGAAGGAAACATGTATGCCACTCTGAGATCCTTGAAGGAAGGACAGGAAACAAAAATAGTAAATGTAGCCTGCCCTATTGTTAATGTCCTTTACTGCAACCACTCTAAAAACCCTATTTGGCTAAATCTACACACAACCACATCATACTGGAGCTGAAATTACTTCTAAAGTTAGCCCTGGTAAGTCATCCAATTGTCTGAAGTAGGAAGCTAGGAAAAGAGATCACTGTAAGCTGGGAGACAGAATGCCAAAAATTAAATCTGCCTTCAAAGATCAAGTTTAAGGTTATCATCCCAAAGCTGCAATCTTTGACACGTTTAATTAGAAATCACACTAAAATCAGTAAGGCTGAGTCAATAAGCTTGGAATTCAGCAATGCAAGTCCAATTCCAAGTCCAATCATATTTACCACATTCTGGTAAGATTTCAGTGGCTTTGAAGTAAGCATGCAGTCATACCTTATGTAATCCCAAACATGCTGGTTCAAAATTTCAGTCTTATATCATTAATTATGTCACAATTCCCTTTTAAACAAGGCATTAACATTACAGTCCAGAACACACAAGTAAGTTACACCAAGTAAACAACACTACGCTACGGATACATGGGACTATAACGTTTATCATTTTGTGCACTAATATCTATGAACTACTAGTTACTCATGTTATTTGACAATTGGAAACCTGTTTCAAACGGTTGTTCAACAATTGGTAACTGTTTCCATGGTAATCTGTTTCCACAACTCCTTTATTTCTTAATCATCAACATTTTATCTCAATAAAGGTTATTTTCAGTGTTGTCCATTTTAGCTCACTCAAGTGGAGCATTGCCAAGGCAAATTAGCTAACTCCAGTCTGAGATAAGTGTTCTAGTAGCAACAGAGCTACCTTATTTTGTTCACAACAGTGTTTTATATAAACAGACATTCTGGAAGTAGTTAAAAGAAAAACATACATTTAACCTGTAAATGATACAAACCTAAGCAATGCCTAAGTATTACTTATAGCAAGacacacttacagtgcaatcccattTCAGGCTAAATCCATAGAAATTCATTGAATAATGCTACAATCCcatgcagttactccagtctaaaccaactgaaatgaatgggattaggctggagtaactctttaGCATAGCACTATCAGGCAGGAATTATTCTATCTAGGAATACACTGTAGcaataagcagagttacatctgtCCAGTGAAGATAATGGGCTTAAAATACATCTCTGGAACTAACCTAGAACTGTAAATGTGGAGGACATTTTTTGTTGAGACTAAAGCAAGAATGTTAATAAACCTACACTGCTAACACACTacctaaagaaaaaaataagtcatATATCGCATCCCAAAAAGCTACAGCTAATCATGTTAACTTGGTACATGAATTTTAATTCAACAATATCCTTAATAAACCTAAAAATGTAAAATGGTCCTATGGCCTACTAGACtcaatgtatttatgtatatttaaacAGGTACACAACGGAAGCTTGGGTAAGACTCAGAAGGGAGGAATTCCATCAAAAATTCACTAAGACCCTGACCTGCCTCTATTTTTGCTGACATTATGAGCTAAATCATACAACAGCAGTTTAAAATCTCGATGTTATAAAACATTTAGCAAGCATTCTGAATGGAAAGTACCCCAACCAATGAAGTCCAAAAATGACACTGGCATGTAGGATCTCATTTTACATCCATTTATTTCATCCCATGGCCATTTAAAGCATAATAAGTCAATACATTTCTAACACTACAGAGAATACCAGAGTGACCAGAGTATATATACAagccacaaaaaaataaaaaatgtggacGGCTGAATAAGAGTATGTATTCAGTATGGAATCCATTGAACTTCATTCAGCTCTGACTATGTTCTTTAGGGAACAAGGTGCTAACGTGCCACTCGCTCATAAAATGAAGTGTAATTGCTTCCAAAGCAAGTTACTGCTAAAAACATAGATGGAAGCAAGTTAAGTGTAACACTAAATTTCACCTATAAACCTAGGAGCAACACTTCCTTGACTCAATTTCCACCCTCCCACAACACTACTACTCTGCATTTGTTTTTACAAAAGCCTACTGTTTTATTAAGGCATAATTTGGCCTGAGCAATATGGTGGAAATTAGCCCAAAAGTCTGAACAGTTAAAGGCAAGCACCAAGTGACTATTTTATAAACAAAtgtagtatttttttttgttacttaTGACTGAGAGTAAAAAATATTGCTCAACAATTTGGTAGAACAAAAGCTTTTACTTTAGGCTGGACTTCCAAGGCTGCATATGCTCAAAGTCAAGCACTGAAGTATATATTGAAATGGTTAACAACTTACATGTAAGATTGGACCTTTGCTGTATTGACACCTGAATTCAGGTATCCATGTTTGGAACTCAGGCAGAGGCTTCAGATATTCCAAACAACCACAGTCAAAGTGTCAAGTCAACTCAAGATAATAGATAATCTAGTGTAACACAGACTGGTCTTTAAGGCTTTGCTTACATATACACTCACTCTAGTTAAAGTCAACTGGTGCAAGCCGGTTTTGAACACATTATAGTTTATCTGAATTCTGATTTCCCAAACTTCCTATCAGTCAATTAAGTATCCAGAGTGGCACTGGTTGTTTAAAATCTAATGCATCTAGAAGCCCTTCAAGATCTCTGCTCAACAAGTACTGCTTTTAGAGGGCCCAGAACATCACAGTTCCATTGTTTAGAAATCAAGAGTAACATTTAATGGCAAACAAGTGCCTCTTTATACAAATTTAGACAATACAGTTAACTTACTAAGCTATCAAGAGCAACCGGAAAAAGAAACACAGCCAAATTCTACATtttattcacatttatttttCGCTTTTAGTGTGCTCACAGAAAATTAGAACACCTTAAGCAGGAATTTAATAGCAATTTTGTAAGCAAAGTTACATTCCATCTCTAAGTCAAATTGGTCAAAGCTTCTCcagtatttacaaaaaaaaagatagaCAAGATGCTACACAAAAACCATTTGCATCTGAaattggtttttttctttattctcAAAGACAACTGGAATAAGAAAGCATCGTCTGCTGTCATCAAAAACATACCACAGTATAAACAGTAACCATTCCACTTATCACAGCTTGGTTGAGTTTaaaattgtgtttgtgtgtgtgtttcaaggtCCAAGATTACtgcaattttacaaaaaaaatgggcAGGGTGGTAggagttgcaaacttaatgtgctTCTGGATATCAAGATTTGTATTTATACAATAGTCACAGTTAAAAACACCCTGCTGGTAATACATAATTACACTTTATTAAGGTCATAAACCAGCAATAAACAATAAAGCCTATACAACTTGTAATTCTACTTAATCACTGACTGGTACAGCTAACATGAGATAAGTGAAAAGTTCCTATGGTTTAAATGAATTTCCTAagactatgatttttttttaaaatctgagtaTTGgaatttcttcttccttcttagtCAAGACCTGTAGTGTTGTAAACCTTATAGAACATCTGCCTCACAAAATACATTGTaataactttctttttaaaaaagactaacCCCTTATTTCTTGTGGCACATTTTCTTGGCAAGTTATCTGCACCACTAATTCCCCATTGTGACCCCTATCACTTCATTTGCTATCCCTTATTGACCCATCCATCTCCTTCATATATGGGCATGTCCATAgattgacagagaaaaaaaagtttacatTTTGAATAAAGATGCAAAGTATGCAAAAAACATTAATACTGATGCAAAAAAGaggaacgaggaggaggaggaggaggaagacattTAGTCTCCCCTCCACCAATTGGAATGGCGGTAACAGAATGATCTGAGATGGGATCTGTGGGTAgagacaaaaaagagaaagacatcTTTTTAAATCAATCCCTGGTTGTAGACAAGTTCTCCAAAACCAGTACCTGGCACcactccaaacaaacaaacaggggggaggggaagaaaagttcAATCATCGCAAAACTGCAAATTCTTTACTCTGCCGACTCAGCTGGTGGAGCTTCTGGACTGGACTCAGATGGAGCCTCCTGTGTGGGAGCCGCTGCTGCTGGCTCCTCTGCTTTGGGTGCCTCTTGTTCAGCTGAGGTGGCTTCAGGGTCAGCGCTGGGGGCAGCTGTCACCTCTTCCTGTTTATCCTCGGGCTTCTGCTGCTCTTCAGCTGGCTTGCCCTCTTCTCCTGTAGGCTTCTCTGGTGCAGTCTCTTCTGATTTGGCCTCCTGTGAGCCAGGAGCCTCCTCCTTCGTCTCCTCTGTGCTGCTAGCCCcaggggcggcggcagcagaGGACTCCTCCGGGGCAGGTTTGCTCTCTTCATTGTTTGCagtctcgggagcagcagctgcttcCTCCTTGCCTCCTTCGGCAGAAGCAGCTGCCCCTTCACTCTCACCTCCTTCCCCAGactcctttttattctttttaaaggaGAAGCCGCTGAGCTTAAAAGACTTTTTGAAGGAAAAgcgcttctttttttttttcggGGTCTCATTGCTAGAAGAAGGGGTAGTTCCCTCCTCAGTCTTCGAGGAAGACTCCCCTTCCGCAGGAGAGGCCGGCTCAGTGCTCTCTGCTTCGGCGGCCTCCTTTTCAGAGGCCGGCTCAGAAGGGGTCTGCTCTCCCTTCACCGACTCTTCCGCGGGTGCACTGCCATTGGCTTGGAGCTCCTCCTTGCCAGCCTCTGCAGCTGCTGGCGACGCATCACCATTCACCTTCACGTGGCCATTCTCCTGGAAGAAATTAAGGAGGTGTTATTGGTTGAAGGGTCTATTACGCCATGTCTGAAGACCATGCCCATTTTCCTCACACCTTATgttagctccacccccaccctcgtGATCAAGTGCCAGGGTGGTTATTTATATGACCTGGATTATAACGGCATATTAACATTAAGATACCCATAGTAGTTGAGTCAGTCTGCAGCAACAAACTAAAAACAGCAGCCTTGCGTTGTGGCTCCAAAACCAgcagtctttaagatgccacaagatgcCTGTTTGTTAATATTAAATTAGAACAGAACAGAGCCAAAGCATTTCTTTATCGGCTTGGCTAGCTACCTCTGTAAAAGCATCATGCCAGACTTTCCGGGTGCTCTTCTAGGGAAGGGGGGGTAGGATACATCTCAAGATTTTGACAAGGGCTAAAGTGCAATTCAGACCCAAGCCCTGAACTCCAGGCATCTTAAATATGGGGCGGGGGCAATTCGCGGTGCTGTCCACGTTTCCCTTCGGCGATTTAAActacccccgcctccccattACTCCCGAGACGAAGCAACGCCGCTCAGCGAATCCGCACCTCTAGAGGGCACTGTGTCTCCATCTTGGAAAAAAGacgggggaaaaaaaaaaacctcgcGGGGAGGGGGGCTCTAGGATGCCAGGGGAGGAGGAGACTCGAAGTGAAGCTGGCTGGGCAGGAGGAAGCTTCACTCGCGTCTTGACCAGAATTGCGGAGCCGAAGCGAACAAAGCTCCGCGTCACTTCTCCCAACCGATCCAGTCTTGCTTCTTTCCTCCCGCCTCCAATACAAACATGAAAGAAATAATGGCTCCTTCCCGCCATTGTCTGGCTACAAGCGG from Sphaerodactylus townsendi isolate TG3544 linkage group LG01, MPM_Stown_v2.3, whole genome shotgun sequence harbors:
- the MARCKS gene encoding myristoylated alanine-rich C-kinase substrate; translation: MGAQFSKNAAKGETAAEKPGEAVAASPSKANGQENGHVKVNGDASPAAAEAGKEELQANGSAPAEESVKGEQTPSEPASEKEAAEAESTEPASPAEGESSSKTEEGTTPSSSNETPKKKKKRFSFKKSFKLSGFSFKKNKKESGEGGESEGAAASAEGGKEEAAAAPETANNEESKPAPEESSAAAAPGASSTEETKEEAPGSQEAKSEETAPEKPTGEEGKPAEEQQKPEDKQEEVTAAPSADPEATSAEQEAPKAEEPAAAAPTQEAPSESSPEAPPAESAE